A single genomic interval of Phaeodactylum tricornutum CCAP 1055/1 chromosome 5, whole genome shotgun sequence harbors:
- a CDS encoding predicted protein, with product MAPSAESIEMVVEGYTSTDKNYSIISLYTFLEKRISEEQLQNIQSELEAVLQRYDARGTVLVACEGINGTISVPHCYQRDVLLELDNHFPTLRRRLSYHDEHVFFRLRVRVKPEIVTMGSLPSDMILDVANDVGAYVPPGPEWDALLLDPECAVIDTRNDYEIKIGTFHNAINPHTNSFTEFPAQLKIIIQERKPKKIAMFCTGGIRCEKATSYALQLIATDPDIPNIPVYHLEGGILAYLQIVPPLHSSFRGECYVFDRRTALSHGLNPSSCYQTCHVCRHPLTTEDRAGVTFQEGISCMYCAGDSSRNRDRHAERQRQLDLSKDKMHLQQQRGRPRSKNESITV from the coding sequence ATGGCGCCCTCCGCGGAGAGCATTGAAATGGTTGTTGAAGGATATACTTCAACAGACAAAAATTACTCCATAATTTCCCTATAtacctttttggaaaaaaggaTTTCCGAAGAGCAGCTTCAAAATATTCAGAGTGAACTCGAGGCTGTGCTACAGCGATACGATGCGCGAGGTACAGTGCTGGTAGCTTGCGAAGGAATCAATGGTACCATCAGCGTCCCGCATTGTTACCAACGAGACGTTTTATTGGAACTCGACAATCATTTTCCAACTCTCCGAAGACGGTTGTCCTATCACGACGAACACGTTTTCTTTCGGTTGCGCGTCCGCGTCAAACCCGAGATCGTCACGATGGGCTCACTTCCCTCCGACATGATTTTGGATGTAGCAAATGATGTTGGCGCATACGTCCCACCTGGACCGGAATGGGATGCCCTTCTACTAGATCCCGAGTGTGCGGTGATCGATACCCGCAACGATTACGAAATCAAAATTGGTACATTTCACAACGCCATCAATCCTCATACAAATTCTTTTACGGAGTTTCCAGCGCAGCTGAAAATCATTATCCAGGAGAGAAAACCCAAAAAGATAGCGATGTTTTGTACGGGTGGAATCCGGTGCGAAAAGGCAACATCTTATGCCTTGCAACTTATTGCAACGGATCCAGATATTCCCAATATTCCCGTGTACCATCTTGAGGGAGGTATCTTGGCATATCTGCAAATCGTGCCACCTCTCCATTCCTCTTTTCGAGGCGAGTGCTATGTATTCGACCGACGGACCGCCCTCTCTCACGGACTGAATCCATCTAGCTGCTACCAGACTTGCCACGTTTGTCGACATCCCTTGACGACGGAGGATCGTGCTGGTGTCACTTTTCAGGAGGGAATCTCTTGTATGTATTGTGCAGGTGACTCTTCGCGCAACCGAGACCGTCATGCTGAGCGTCAGCGTCAGTTGGACCTTTCAAAAGATAAGATGCATCTTCAGCAGCAACGCGGTAGACCCCGCAGCAAGAACGAATCCATCACAGTCTAA